A window from Actimicrobium sp. CCC2.4 encodes these proteins:
- a CDS encoding c-type cytochrome, with product MNRVFYPAVKSFCIAVLALSSIAYAAEEKKVIKADVAKGEAIYTNGDPTRNIPACVACHGAAGNSTIVQNPKLAGQHDAYLYKQLMNFKGPDRNNAIMTMTAKALTEDEMKNISAYLGAQVIKPGTAKNKDTIEAGKNIYRGGIAEKNVPACASCHGPNGAGIPDQFARLGAQHQEYTVAQLMSFRAGTRKNSTQMTTIAKRLSDDEMQAVADYIAGLK from the coding sequence ATGAACCGAGTTTTTTATCCCGCTGTGAAATCATTCTGTATCGCCGTCCTGGCACTTTCTTCCATCGCATACGCTGCCGAAGAAAAAAAAGTAATAAAAGCGGACGTTGCCAAGGGCGAGGCCATCTACACAAACGGCGATCCAACCCGAAACATCCCCGCCTGTGTGGCTTGCCACGGCGCCGCAGGAAATTCTACGATCGTACAGAACCCGAAACTGGCTGGTCAGCACGATGCCTATCTGTATAAGCAGTTAATGAATTTTAAGGGTCCTGATCGTAACAACGCTATCATGACCATGACAGCCAAGGCACTTACTGAAGACGAGATGAAAAACATCTCAGCTTATCTCGGTGCGCAAGTCATCAAGCCAGGAACAGCAAAAAACAAGGATACGATAGAGGCCGGTAAGAACATTTATAGGGGTGGCATAGCCGAAAAGAACGTGCCTGCTTGTGCTTCCTGCCACGGCCCGAACGGTGCTGGTATCCCTGACCAGTTTGCGCGTCTCGGCGCGCAGCACCAAGAGTACACAGTTGCCCAATTAATGAGTTTCCGCGCCGGTACGCGGAAAAATAGTACGCAAATGACGACTATCGCCAAGCGACTTTCGGACGACGAAATGCAGGCAGTCGCCGACTACATAGCTGGACTTAAATAA